The following nucleotide sequence is from Chlamydiota bacterium.
CGCTCCTCGGCGACAGCCCCTCCCGCATCCGCAACGTCCCGCGCGTCGCCGATATCCGCACGATGGCCGACATCCTCTCCGCCCTGGGGGCGCGGGTGGAGTTCCCGTCGCCACACGAGGTGGTCATCGACCCGCGCGGCCTCGGCAACCCGACCGCCCCGTACGAACTCGTCCGCAAGATGCGCGCCTCGATCTGCGTGCTCGGTCCGCTGCTCGGGTCGCTGGGGCGGGCGCGCATCTCGCTCCCCGGAGGATGCGCCATCGGCGCGCGGCCGATCGACCTGCACATCAAGGGGATGGAGCGGCTGGGCGCATCGATGCGCCTCTCGCACGGTTTCGTCGTCGCGCGCGGGGACCGGATGCGGGGGGGCGAGGTGTTCCTCGGGGGGCGCTTCGGGTCCAGCGTCCTTGCCACCGCGAACGTGCTGATGGCGGCGGTCAAGACCCCCGGGGTGACCCGGATCGAGGGCGCCGCCTCCGAACCGGAGATGGCGGACCTCGCGGAGTTCTTGAAGAAGATGGGCGCCCGCATCGGGGGGATGTGCACGCACTCGCTCCGCGTCGAGGGGGTGCGGCGCCTCGCGGGCGCGTCGCACACGCTTATCCCCGACCGGATCGAGGCGGGCACCTACATGATCGCCGCGGCGATCACGGGCGGGGAGCTCGAGCTGAAGGGCGCCCGTCCCGACCATCTCGGCGCGGTGATCGATCTGATCGAGGCCGCGGGGGTCTCCGTCGGCGCGCTGCGGGGGGGGCTGCGGGTGAGCGGGGCGGGGAGACGGCGCGTCGTGGACCTCGCCACGCATCCGTACCCGGGGTTCCCCACCGATCTCCAGGCGCAGATGATCGCCTTGCTGACCCTCTGCCCGGGCATAAGCGTCGTCACCGAGAAGGTCTTCCCCGAGCGCTTCCTGCACGTCCCGGAACTGAACAGGATGGCGGCGCGGAT
It contains:
- the murA gene encoding UDP-N-acetylglucosamine 1-carboxyvinyltransferase is translated as MDRIVVRGGRRLKGTVRIGGAKNAALPIMAAALLGDSPSRIRNVPRVADIRTMADILSALGARVEFPSPHEVVIDPRGLGNPTAPYELVRKMRASICVLGPLLGSLGRARISLPGGCAIGARPIDLHIKGMERLGASMRLSHGFVVARGDRMRGGEVFLGGRFGSSVLATANVLMAAVKTPGVTRIEGAASEPEMADLAEFLKKMGARIGGMCTHSLRVEGVRRLAGASHTLIPDRIEAGTYMIAAAITGGELELKGARPDHLGAVIDLIEAAGVSVGALRGGLRVSGAGRRRVVDLATHPYPGFPTDLQAQMIALLTLCPGISVVTEKVFPERFLHVPELNRMAARISIEGSSAIIRGVRGLSGAPVMASDLRASAALVLAGLVARGETVVDRVYHLDRGYENLEGKLRKVGALIERVG